A portion of the Planctomycetota bacterium genome contains these proteins:
- a CDS encoding aminotransferase class I/II-fold pyridoxal phosphate-dependent enzyme, which produces MSYVAQRFRPFGHSIFAEMTALAQAHHAVNLSQGFPDFDGPDIAKLAAIDAIRDGHAQYARMAGLPALNAAIARAWQRDGRPAIDPEQHVTVTSGCSEGIVASMLGLLNPGDEVILFEPFFDFYVTGAAMAGATVRPVMLHPPRDPRAPGAAFWFDEADLAAAFSPRTRAIIVNTPHNPTGKVYTRDELACIASLAAKHNVIVITDEVYEHLTFDPALPHVSLATLPGMWDRTLTLSSLGKTFSLTGWKVGWAIGPEPLTRAIRAAHQFITFCAPTPLQHGAVAALDGAPEYAACVRELFTANRDTLAAALSRCGLTVFPSHGTYFVMADHTPLGFASDRAFCEHLTREVGVAAIPPSGFYLTPGAGRSLVRFAFCKRADTIAQAVRRLERLRPSTPG; this is translated from the coding sequence ATGTCCTACGTCGCGCAGCGATTCCGACCCTTCGGCCACTCCATCTTCGCCGAGATGACCGCCCTCGCGCAGGCGCACCACGCCGTCAACCTCTCGCAGGGCTTCCCCGACTTCGACGGCCCGGACATCGCCAAGCTCGCCGCCATCGACGCCATCCGCGACGGGCACGCCCAGTACGCGCGGATGGCCGGGCTGCCCGCCCTGAACGCCGCCATCGCCCGCGCGTGGCAGCGCGACGGGCGCCCCGCCATCGACCCCGAGCAGCACGTCACCGTCACGAGCGGGTGCTCCGAGGGCATCGTCGCCTCGATGCTGGGCCTGCTGAACCCGGGCGACGAGGTCATCCTGTTCGAGCCCTTCTTCGACTTCTACGTCACCGGCGCCGCCATGGCCGGCGCCACCGTCCGCCCCGTGATGCTGCACCCGCCCCGCGATCCCCGCGCCCCGGGGGCGGCGTTCTGGTTTGACGAGGCCGACCTCGCCGCCGCATTTTCGCCCCGCACGCGCGCCATCATCGTCAACACGCCCCACAACCCCACCGGCAAGGTCTACACGCGCGACGAACTCGCGTGCATCGCCTCGCTCGCCGCCAAGCACAACGTGATCGTCATCACCGACGAGGTGTACGAGCACCTCACCTTCGACCCCGCCCTCCCGCACGTCAGCCTCGCCACCCTCCCGGGCATGTGGGACCGCACGCTCACCCTCTCCAGCCTCGGCAAGACATTCAGCCTCACCGGCTGGAAGGTCGGCTGGGCCATCGGCCCCGAGCCCCTCACGCGCGCGATCCGGGCGGCCCACCAGTTCATCACGTTCTGCGCCCCCACCCCGCTGCAGCACGGCGCGGTCGCCGCCCTCGACGGCGCCCCCGAGTACGCCGCGTGCGTGCGCGAGCTCTTCACCGCCAACCGCGACACGCTCGCCGCCGCCCTCTCGCGCTGCGGGCTCACCGTCTTCCCGTCGCACGGCACGTACTTCGTGATGGCCGACCACACCCCGCTGGGCTTCGCCTCCGACCGCGCATTCTGCGAGCACCTGACGCGCGAGGTCGGAGTCGCCGCGATCCCGCCCTCGGGGTTCTACCTCACGCCCGGCGCCGGCCGCTCGCTCGTGCGCTTCGCGTTCTGCAAGCGTGCCGACACGATCGCCCAGGCCGTGCGCCGCCTCGAGCGCCTCCGCCCGAGCACGCCCGGCTGA
- the pdeM gene encoding ligase-associated DNA damage response endonuclease PdeM translates to MLDLPAQPTAPPDAPDALAPGTFAPCAARDACLTIAGQRLVLLPERAILWGTTLLVADLHLGKGEAMCRLGVGVPRVVLDESLDRLSRAVVRTGASRVLVLGDLLHAPLGITQGLVERVRAWRDSYPGDVTLVPGNHDRALARVADAWHLRLAPDVLHEAPFAFAHDPQALREHHSPYAWCGHIHPAVRLGPPRLATSLPAFLLSRAVGVLPAFSAFTAGAPVRPAPHDRLYVVADGRVMELTA, encoded by the coding sequence GTGCTCGACCTCCCCGCCCAGCCCACCGCCCCGCCCGACGCCCCCGACGCGCTGGCGCCGGGCACGTTCGCGCCGTGCGCGGCCCGCGACGCCTGCCTCACCATCGCGGGCCAGCGCCTCGTGCTCCTGCCCGAGCGGGCGATCCTCTGGGGCACGACGCTGCTGGTCGCGGACCTGCACCTGGGCAAGGGCGAGGCGATGTGCCGCCTGGGCGTCGGCGTGCCGCGGGTCGTGCTCGACGAATCGCTCGACCGCCTCTCGCGCGCGGTCGTCCGCACCGGCGCCTCGCGCGTGCTCGTGCTGGGCGACCTGCTGCACGCCCCGCTGGGAATCACCCAGGGGCTGGTCGAGCGCGTCCGCGCGTGGCGCGATTCGTACCCGGGCGACGTCACGCTCGTGCCCGGCAACCACGACCGCGCGCTCGCCCGCGTCGCCGACGCCTGGCATCTGCGCCTCGCGCCCGACGTGCTGCACGAGGCGCCGTTCGCCTTCGCGCACGATCCGCAGGCGCTGCGCGAGCACCACTCTCCCTACGCCTGGTGCGGGCACATCCACCCCGCGGTGCGCCTCGGCCCGCCCCGCCTCGCGACCTCCCTCCCGGCGTTCCTCCTCTCGCGTGCCGTCGGCGTCCTCCCTGCCTTCAGCGCCTTCACCGCCGGGGCGCCCGTCCGCCCCGCGCCCCACGACCGCCTGTACGTCGTCGCCGACGGGCGGGTCATGGAACTGACGGCGTAA
- a CDS encoding ATP-dependent DNA ligase yields MNRFARLFEALDATTSSGEKADAIGAMLAEGADEEASWILHALLGRTIARTVTPRTIARWVRDAAGLPDWLFRECYVATGDLAEAVALVIDASGLARGGGGDASLPVHRWIRERLEPLALLDPAEQRAHVLRYLGELPRTERFLLMKLLTGAMRAGVAKGMVVRALARHASLDEELIAQRLAGAWSPGPDAMAHLLAPADAPDRTPRPAPFFLASPVEEHPGAPDALGPISDWLLEWKWDGIRAQLLRSAGELSLWSRGDELLTERFPEIADAAARLPASVTLDGEIVAWRDGRPLPFSVLQRRIGRRALSRGVLRDAPAAFLAFDVLRVGTDDLRERPLSDRRALLEQVVARAAHPRLLLSEVVSPATWDDARTLRAASRERGVEGLVLKRRSSRYSAGRVRGDWWKWKIAPRTFDAVLLYAEPGHGRRAGLLTDYTFGVWDRGVLVPVAKAYSGLTDAEIAELDRWLRAHTLESFGPARRVEPTRVFEIAFEGIARSPRHRGGIAFRFPRMLRQRPDKRPHDAATIESLLALLPPAPREETLFG; encoded by the coding sequence GTGAACCGCTTCGCCCGCCTGTTCGAGGCCCTGGACGCGACCACGTCCTCGGGCGAGAAGGCCGACGCCATCGGCGCGATGCTCGCCGAAGGGGCCGACGAGGAAGCCTCGTGGATCCTGCACGCGCTGCTCGGGCGGACGATCGCGCGCACCGTGACGCCCCGCACGATCGCGCGCTGGGTGCGCGACGCGGCGGGCCTGCCCGACTGGCTCTTCCGCGAGTGCTACGTCGCGACCGGCGACCTCGCCGAGGCCGTCGCGCTCGTCATCGACGCGTCGGGCCTGGCGCGCGGGGGTGGTGGCGACGCGTCGCTCCCGGTGCACCGCTGGATCCGCGAGCGCCTCGAGCCGCTCGCGCTGCTCGACCCCGCCGAGCAGCGCGCGCACGTGCTGCGCTACCTGGGCGAACTGCCGCGGACCGAGCGGTTCCTGCTGATGAAGCTGCTGACGGGCGCGATGCGGGCGGGCGTCGCCAAGGGCATGGTCGTCCGCGCGCTGGCGCGCCACGCGTCGCTCGACGAAGAACTGATCGCGCAGCGACTCGCCGGCGCGTGGTCGCCCGGGCCCGACGCCATGGCGCACCTGCTCGCGCCCGCCGACGCGCCCGACCGCACGCCCCGCCCCGCCCCGTTCTTCCTCGCCTCGCCCGTCGAGGAGCACCCCGGCGCACCCGACGCGCTCGGGCCGATCTCCGACTGGCTGCTCGAATGGAAGTGGGACGGCATCCGCGCACAACTGCTCCGCAGCGCGGGCGAACTCTCGCTCTGGTCGCGGGGCGACGAACTCCTCACCGAGCGGTTCCCCGAGATCGCCGACGCCGCCGCACGCCTGCCCGCGAGCGTCACCCTCGACGGCGAGATCGTCGCGTGGCGCGACGGACGCCCGCTGCCCTTCAGCGTGCTGCAGCGGCGCATCGGGCGGCGGGCGCTCTCGCGGGGCGTGCTGCGCGACGCCCCCGCCGCGTTCCTCGCGTTCGACGTGCTCCGCGTGGGGACCGACGACCTGCGCGAGCGCCCGCTCTCCGACCGGCGCGCCCTGCTGGAGCAGGTCGTGGCCCGAGCCGCCCACCCGCGCCTGCTGCTGTCGGAGGTCGTCTCGCCCGCGACCTGGGACGACGCCCGCACGCTCCGCGCCGCCTCGCGCGAGCGCGGGGTCGAGGGGCTGGTGCTCAAGCGCCGCTCGTCGCGCTACAGCGCGGGCCGCGTGCGGGGCGACTGGTGGAAGTGGAAGATCGCCCCCCGCACGTTCGACGCCGTGCTGCTCTACGCCGAGCCCGGGCACGGCCGGCGCGCCGGGCTGCTCACCGACTACACCTTCGGCGTGTGGGATCGCGGCGTGCTCGTGCCCGTCGCGAAGGCGTACTCGGGCCTCACCGACGCCGAGATCGCCGAACTCGACCGCTGGCTGCGCGCGCACACGCTGGAATCGTTCGGTCCCGCACGGCGTGTCGAGCCGACCCGCGTGTTCGAGATCGCGTTCGAGGGGATCGCGCGCTCGCCCCGCCATCGCGGGGGCATCGCCTTCCGCTTTCCCCGCATGCTCCGCCAGCGCCCCGACAAGCGCCCGCACGACGCCGCCACCATCGAGAGCCTGCTCGCGCTGCTCCCGCCCGCCCCCCGCGAGGAGACGCTCTTTGGCTGA
- a CDS encoding iron ABC transporter permease: MPRLKPAPTVLLLGALLLGAVALRLAIGRAPGGGLTWSFESLDLRGARVGAGMVVGGCLGLAGVFLQSLLRNVLASPDILGLASGSGLGVMIAAYVGYLGGQGLASADVLGVSTAGAAVAGALVALALVYALSVRRGVLDPITLVLVGVGVSIMASAGTMIVRHLLPDQGESAARLLLGSIRDAGWWEIGAAGLALAGGLAVGCVGARAMDVASLSEDEARSAGVRLGRLRGVLFVASGVLTAASVVLAGPVGFVGLVCPHVVRLLAGPGHRTLVPGSVLAGAALVVGCDVLVRAVDLGAGHLPLGALTSLIGAPVLIGMLRSARRGTF, from the coding sequence GTGCCCCGGCTGAAACCGGCCCCGACAGTCTTGCTGCTTGGCGCGTTGCTGCTGGGAGCGGTGGCGCTGCGCCTGGCGATCGGGCGCGCGCCGGGCGGCGGGCTGACGTGGTCGTTCGAGTCGCTGGACCTGCGCGGGGCGCGGGTCGGCGCGGGCATGGTGGTGGGAGGGTGCCTGGGCCTGGCGGGCGTGTTCCTGCAGTCGCTGCTTCGGAACGTGCTCGCCTCGCCGGACATCCTGGGGCTGGCGTCGGGGTCCGGGCTGGGCGTGATGATCGCGGCGTACGTCGGGTACCTCGGCGGGCAGGGGCTGGCGTCGGCGGACGTCCTGGGCGTGTCGACGGCCGGTGCGGCGGTCGCGGGGGCCCTGGTAGCGCTGGCGTTGGTGTACGCCCTCAGCGTGCGCCGGGGCGTGCTGGATCCCATCACGCTGGTGCTCGTGGGCGTGGGCGTGAGCATCATGGCGAGCGCCGGCACGATGATCGTGCGCCATCTGCTGCCCGACCAGGGTGAGAGTGCCGCCCGGCTGCTGCTGGGATCGATCCGCGACGCGGGGTGGTGGGAGATCGGTGCGGCGGGCCTGGCGCTGGCGGGTGGGCTGGCGGTGGGGTGCGTCGGCGCACGCGCGATGGACGTGGCGAGCCTGTCGGAAGACGAGGCGCGGAGCGCGGGGGTGCGGCTGGGGCGGCTGCGGGGCGTGCTGTTCGTGGCGTCGGGCGTGCTGACGGCGGCGTCGGTGGTGCTGGCCGGGCCGGTGGGGTTCGTGGGGCTGGTGTGCCCGCACGTGGTGCGTCTGCTGGCGGGGCCGGGGCACCGGACGCTCGTGCCGGGGTCGGTGCTGGCGGGGGCGGCGCTGGTGGTGGGGTGCGACGTGCTGGTGCGCGCGGTGGATCTGGGGGCGGGGCACCTGCCCCTGGGCGCGCTCACGAGCCTGATCGGCGCGCCGGTGCTGATCGGCATGCTGCGGTCCGCGCGCCGGGGCACGTTCTAG
- a CDS encoding ligase-associated DNA damage response DEXH box helicase — protein MAEPSRPRRARSPRAARRPDADPALAWRPGEPGRAALERWFASRGWTPWPFQRAAWDAHATGRSGLIEVPTGAGKTYAAFGGALAHLLDDAGAPRPAPAPGEVRPGSLRVLYLTPLRAVARDIELALRAPVEALGLPWRVEGRTGDTTTAARARQRVALPEVLVTTPESLTLLLASDEPRALFAGLHAVIVDEWHDLLATKRGTQVELALARLRTFAPALRVWGMSATIPNVDDALATLLGAQADASPRAGALVRGGMSRPIHVDSVLPSDPRHLPWAGHLGLTMLPDVLATLDPATPTIVFTNTRSQAERWFHALAWSRPAWEGVLALHHGSLDRDERERVEAGLKDGTIRIVVATSSLDLGVDFAPVERVLQIGSPKGIARVAQRAGRAAHRPMAPCRITCVPTHAMELVEIAAARAALHAGDLEPRSPHERPIDVLAQHLVTCALGGGFQADDLYAEVRTAWSYRALDRRDFDHALTLVTNGGVLHAYPDFTRVVREPDGSYRVRDRRIAQRHRMNVGTIVSDSTIEIRYVGGRSLGRIEEHFVGNLREGERFVYAGKVLQFAFLRDMIAYVRAARGSTSLTPIWGGTRLPISESLAQAIREALQAGGRGEFATPEMDAARPLIETQRRLSALPDADETLAEIHDTREGRHLYLFPFEGRLVHTGLAALIALRLTRRRTATLVTSTNDYGLEILAPKAFPFEDHLAADLFSPEHLAADALESVNSGQLARLQFREIARVSGLVMENDQGRRKTGRQTMASAGLLFDVLSEHDAANPLLEQARREVLERHFEGSRLARTLARLSAGALRLTRPARLTPLSFPLLIERQSALLSSETIAQRVEAMRREWQEAASRP, from the coding sequence TTGGCTGAGCCCTCCCGCCCCCGACGCGCACGCTCGCCCCGCGCTGCACGCCGCCCCGACGCAGACCCCGCGCTCGCGTGGCGGCCCGGCGAGCCCGGGCGCGCGGCCCTCGAACGCTGGTTCGCCTCGCGCGGGTGGACTCCCTGGCCATTCCAGCGTGCCGCCTGGGACGCGCACGCCACGGGACGCAGCGGGCTCATCGAGGTCCCCACCGGCGCCGGCAAGACCTACGCCGCCTTCGGCGGCGCGCTCGCGCACCTGCTCGACGACGCTGGCGCGCCTCGCCCCGCCCCCGCGCCGGGCGAGGTGCGCCCGGGCAGCCTGCGCGTGCTGTACCTCACGCCCCTGCGCGCGGTGGCGCGCGACATCGAGCTGGCCCTGCGCGCGCCGGTCGAGGCGCTGGGCCTGCCCTGGCGCGTCGAGGGGCGCACCGGCGACACCACCACCGCCGCGCGTGCCCGCCAGCGCGTCGCGCTGCCCGAGGTGCTCGTCACCACGCCCGAATCGCTCACGCTGCTGCTCGCCTCCGACGAGCCGCGGGCGCTCTTCGCGGGCCTGCACGCCGTCATCGTTGACGAGTGGCACGACCTGCTCGCCACCAAGCGCGGCACGCAGGTCGAGCTCGCGCTCGCGCGCTTGCGCACATTCGCCCCGGCGCTGCGCGTGTGGGGCATGTCCGCCACGATCCCCAACGTCGACGACGCGCTCGCGACGCTGCTCGGCGCCCAAGCCGACGCCAGCCCCCGCGCGGGCGCGCTCGTCCGGGGCGGGATGTCGCGCCCCATCCACGTCGACAGCGTGCTGCCCAGCGACCCGCGCCACCTGCCGTGGGCCGGGCACCTGGGCCTCACCATGCTCCCGGACGTGCTCGCGACGCTCGACCCCGCGACGCCGACGATCGTGTTCACGAACACGCGCTCGCAGGCGGAGCGCTGGTTCCACGCGCTCGCCTGGAGCCGCCCGGCGTGGGAGGGCGTGCTCGCGCTGCACCACGGCTCGCTCGATCGCGACGAACGCGAGCGCGTGGAAGCGGGCCTCAAGGACGGCACCATCCGCATCGTCGTCGCGACCAGCTCGCTCGACCTGGGCGTGGACTTCGCGCCCGTCGAGCGCGTGCTGCAGATCGGCTCGCCCAAGGGCATCGCGCGCGTCGCGCAGCGCGCGGGCCGCGCCGCACACCGCCCCATGGCCCCCTGCCGCATCACCTGCGTCCCCACGCACGCGATGGAGCTCGTCGAGATCGCCGCGGCTCGGGCCGCGCTGCACGCGGGCGACCTCGAACCCCGCAGCCCGCACGAGCGCCCGATCGACGTGCTCGCGCAGCACCTCGTCACCTGCGCGCTCGGGGGCGGGTTCCAGGCCGACGACCTCTACGCCGAGGTCCGCACCGCCTGGTCGTACCGCGCGCTCGACCGGCGCGACTTCGACCACGCCCTCACGCTCGTCACCAACGGCGGGGTGCTGCACGCCTACCCGGACTTCACCCGCGTCGTGCGCGAGCCCGACGGGTCGTACCGCGTCCGCGACCGGCGTATCGCCCAGCGCCACCGCATGAACGTCGGCACCATCGTGTCAGACTCCACCATCGAGATCCGCTACGTCGGCGGGCGATCGCTCGGACGCATCGAGGAGCACTTCGTCGGCAACCTCCGCGAGGGCGAACGCTTCGTCTACGCCGGCAAGGTCCTCCAGTTCGCCTTCCTGCGCGACATGATCGCGTACGTCCGCGCCGCCCGCGGCTCCACGTCGCTCACGCCCATCTGGGGCGGCACGCGCCTGCCCATCTCCGAATCGCTCGCGCAGGCCATCCGCGAGGCGCTCCAGGCCGGCGGGCGGGGCGAGTTCGCCACGCCCGAGATGGACGCCGCCCGCCCGCTCATCGAGACCCAGCGCCGCCTGAGCGCGTTGCCCGACGCCGACGAAACGCTCGCCGAGATCCACGACACGCGCGAAGGGCGCCACCTGTACCTGTTCCCCTTCGAGGGACGCCTCGTCCACACCGGGCTCGCCGCCCTCATCGCCCTGCGCCTCACGCGCCGTCGCACCGCGACGCTCGTCACGTCGACGAACGACTACGGCCTGGAGATCCTCGCGCCCAAGGCCTTCCCGTTCGAGGACCACCTCGCCGCCGACCTCTTCTCGCCAGAGCACCTCGCCGCCGACGCGCTCGAGAGCGTGAACAGCGGGCAGCTCGCACGCCTCCAGTTCCGCGAGATCGCCCGCGTTTCCGGGCTCGTGATGGAGAACGACCAGGGCCGGCGCAAGACCGGGCGACAGACCATGGCCTCGGCCGGGCTGCTCTTCGACGTGCTCAGCGAGCACGACGCGGCCAACCCGCTGCTCGAGCAGGCGCGCCGCGAGGTGCTCGAGCGCCACTTCGAGGGCTCGCGCCTCGCGCGCACGCTCGCGCGCCTCAGCGCCGGGGCCCTGCGCCTCACACGCCCCGCGCGCTTGACGCCCCTCTCGTTCCCGCTGCTCATCGAGCGCCAGAGCGCGCTGCTCTCCAGCGAGACCATCGCGCAGCGCGTGGAGGCGATGCGCCGGGAATGGCAGGAGGCCGCGTCCCGCCCGTAG